The genomic stretch GATGGGTCGCCAGAATGGACTGGTCGGCGAGGCTGCGGACCTCTCGCGACACGACGCCAAAGCCCCGGCCGTGTTCCCCGCTGCGCGCGGCCTCGATGGCGGCGTTGATGGCCAGCATGTTGGACTGGTCCGCAAGCCCCTTCACGGTGTTCACGATGCTGGAGATTTCGCGGGTGCGTGCGTCCAGCGCGAGGATGCGGCTCGACATCTCGGAGACCTCCTGGCGGATGGCTTCCAGGTTGGTGAGCGTGCGGGTGATGGCCGCGCCGCCATCGCGCCCCGCCTCCTCGGCGGTTTCGATGGAGCCCGCGAGCCGCCGCGCCTTGTCCGCCGTCACCAGGGAGCCCTGCCGGATTTCCTGGACCGTCTGCTCCGCCTCGCGGAGCGCCGCGGCCTGCCGGCTGACACCCGCCGTCTGCACCTCACTGGACGTGCGCAGTTGTTGCGCCACCGCGGCCAGCTCGCCAGCGCCGCTCCCCATGTCCTGGGCGAGCCGCTTCACTTCATGACGACGCTCCTCGAGCTGGCGCGTGTGCGACGCGAGCGCGCGCACCACCAACACCGAGCGGCGCACGACGATGCCCACCAACGAGAGCGTGAGCGCCAGGAAGCCCCAGTGCATGAGCGAGTCCGTGGCCTCCACCAGTCCGAACACCGGCAGCGTGGTGTGGATGACGACACCGAAGAACACGCCCAGGCCAATGGAGAAGATTCGCGCGTCGGGGTTGCCCCGCCACGCCGAGATGCCCGCGACGATGACGCACCCGAGCAGGCAAGGCACCGAGTAGAGGACGAAGATGCCAAGGTTCCGCTGCGCCATGCCCAGGTCGGCCATCACGATGATGACTTGAAGGGAGGCCGGCACGCACGCGGCCCAGGCACTCAAGCGGAACCAGCGCATCCGGTTCTCCAGGACGCTATCGGAGATGAACCAGGCGAGCGCGGGCAGGATGCAGTGCGAGCCCACCAGCGTGAGCTGGCTCCCCAGCAGATAGCCGCCCCAGAGCGCGGGAATCAGGCCGCTCGTGCCCAGAAGCAGGGCCGCCGAGCCGCTCGTGAAGATGACGAGCGGTAGGAGCATCTGCGTCTGGCGCCGTACCAGGGCACCCAAGGCGGCGGCACTGGCGATGGTGAGCAGCAGCATGCCCATGACGAAGGGTGCCAGCCCCGTGCGCGTCACCGTCGCGAGCAGTTGATGGTGTGCCCCCACCCGGGCCGCGCCTCCCACGCCGATGATTGGACCGCTGCCCTGGATTCGCAGCAGCAGGCGCGCGCCTTCCACCGCGGGGGGCAGGGGAACGAGCCGCCACGCGAGGTTGTCCGTCACCTCCGTACCCGAGGGATTGAGCCGCCCGCTCGAATGGACGCGGTGGCCGTTGACGTAGACCTCGAAGGCATTGGCTACCGTGCCCAGGTAGAGCGCGGGCTCCAGCCACTGCCCCTGCGGGACGGGGATGCTCAGCCAGAGGAAGGTGTTCGCTCCCCGGCCCGGCGGCTCGCGGAGGGCCGCCACGGGCTGCCACGCCTGCTCATCCCCTGACTCCAGTGCCCAGGCTGGTACATCGGCGGGGCCCGGCGGTGAGTCTCCCCAGCGGTATCGCCAGCCCTGATTCAAGTCGATGCTGGGCCGTCCTGTGTCCGCCCACGCGGAGGTGGAGAGTATCAGGAGGAACGGCAGCACCCAGCACCACGACGTGCGTCGTGAAGACATGCATGCGCCGGCAGGTGAAACAGGTGAAACACCGGGGACTGCGTGAATCGCCGGCGCGTGAGTCGGAATGCGGATGTGACGCATGGATGCGTCCATCCTCAGGTGCGGGAGACGCCCCTGTAAAATGGGTCTGCTTCACCCCGCCTGGCCGCTCGAACTCTGCCCGTATGTGTTTCATCGACAGGCGGTGAGACTTGGGTCCGGGATTGCCTGTTTTTTGTGTTTCACGGGCTTCGTCAGCAAGGCAAAGTTCCGTGGGGATGCCGGACGGCGCGGCGCGTGTATCACTGCGCCGCCCGGCTGGGAGCCCTGGGGCCGCGAAGACTCAGCGCGAGCCGCGCTTGACGCGGCCCACCGACCATTCAATGAGCTTCCGGGCCTGACGGTGAAGGGCCGTCTGTTTGAGGGCGCCGTTGAGCTGATCGGCGAGCTGGTGTCGCAGGGGCGGGGTGGCGATGTGCTCTTCCAGTTCCCGGATGCGCTGGGCCTGCTCCTGGAGTTTCCGCTCGTCCGCGGAGACGCGCTGTTCCAGTTCGTGGAGGCGTTGGGCCTGGGCCGGGTTCGACGTCTCGTTGATGAGGTGTCGAACCGGAGGCGGCGAAGGCCGGCGGGCGATGAGGTCGGCATTGTCACCCTTGCGGAGAACGAAGTTCAGCGTGTTCCGGGTGAGGGCCTTGGGTACGCGAGCGCCGCTCTTCTCCACGTAT from Myxococcus xanthus encodes the following:
- a CDS encoding methyl-accepting chemotaxis protein, giving the protein MDASMRHIRIPTHAPAIHAVPGVSPVSPAGACMSSRRTSWCWVLPFLLILSTSAWADTGRPSIDLNQGWRYRWGDSPPGPADVPAWALESGDEQAWQPVAALREPPGRGANTFLWLSIPVPQGQWLEPALYLGTVANAFEVYVNGHRVHSSGRLNPSGTEVTDNLAWRLVPLPPAVEGARLLLRIQGSGPIIGVGGAARVGAHHQLLATVTRTGLAPFVMGMLLLTIASAAALGALVRRQTQMLLPLVIFTSGSAALLLGTSGLIPALWGGYLLGSQLTLVGSHCILPALAWFISDSVLENRMRWFRLSAWAACVPASLQVIIVMADLGMAQRNLGIFVLYSVPCLLGCVIVAGISAWRGNPDARIFSIGLGVFFGVVIHTTLPVFGLVEATDSLMHWGFLALTLSLVGIVVRRSVLVVRALASHTRQLEERRHEVKRLAQDMGSGAGELAAVAQQLRTSSEVQTAGVSRQAAALREAEQTVQEIRQGSLVTADKARRLAGSIETAEEAGRDGGAAITRTLTNLEAIRQEVSEMSSRILALDARTREISSIVNTVKGLADQSNMLAINAAIEAARSGEHGRGFGVVSREVRSLADQSILATHRIREVLDGVSLSMREAAKMSEQGEQRVKASLDAVRVSGTQLQRLTGIIDDTGTSVRQISAAVAQQDTGTSQIAQAIQDLSAQMRHTLRTVEETQKVSGSVQALAENMAGTARIALQAGTLDD